A section of the Scleropages formosus chromosome 16, fSclFor1.1, whole genome shotgun sequence genome encodes:
- the LOC108933604 gene encoding vitrin-like — translation MFRAIITAACAVSLLTCSSKAKPDKQKNLRPKQAIPAIGCDVRAGKINHMEFIARCPANCLETKQPVYGSRIFASISSICNAAIHGGIITNAGGSVIVRKVAWRDSYNGSFSNGVRSLSLPRWRESFIVTAGKPKKSVMYPHSLNYTTVRATSEKTVRLESKNSAATTVPPSRTRLKSTILTAAPREPNITAASKPRVAGHQTGVEMEQLDDHIRFIPDVSYTGSFAVRQQDSHPGAPAQAFSGNPNCMVDITFLMDGSWSIGRRRFNIQKDFLAEVAQVIDIGVAGPLMGVVQYGDDPVTEFSLKAYSNSNDVAAAVEKITQKGGLSNVGKALSYVNSRYFTNANGNRGGAPNVVVVLVDGWPTDKVEEASRRARESGINIFFITVEGPDEQEQENVLEGNFVDKAVCRTNGFFSLPVSRWFELRSAARPLARRLCDTERLACSKTCLNAHDIAFVVDGSSSVGTGNFRIVLQFVANITRRFDISETETRVAAVQYTYEQQLEFDFEKHGSKAEVLAAIEGIRYWSGGTSTGAAVAFAANKLFGKSKPNKRKIMIVITDGRSYDDVRAPALAVHRAGVIVYSIGIAWAVHEELEDIASDPIEEHSSFVGDFDELYKLAPKIFSRICREFNSQPQN, via the exons ATGTTCCGAGCCATAATCACTGCCGCTTGTGCTG TTTCTCTCCTCACATGCAGTAGCAAGGCTAAACCAGACAAACAGAAGAACCTGAGGCCAAAACAAG CTATACCAGCTATAGGGTGCGATGTCCGGGCTGGGAAGATCAACCACATGGAATTCATTGCCAGGTGTCCTGCAAACTGCTTGGAGACTAAGCAACCAGTGTATGGATCCAGGATTTTTGCCTCCATTTCCAGCATCTGCAATGCAGCTATTCATGG TGGGATTATCACCAATGCTGGTGGGAGTGTGATTGTGAGGAAAGTGGCGTGGCGGGACTCTTACAACGGCAGCTTCTCCAATGGCGTGCGCTCCCTGTCTCTGCCGAGATGGAGGGAGTCCTTCATTGTTACAG CAGGGAAGCCAAAAAAGAGTGTGATGTATCCCCACAGTCTAAACTACACAACTGTACGTGCTACCTCAGAAAAAACAG TTCGGCTGGAATCCAAGAACTCCGCTGCCACTACTGTACCACCAAGTAGGACAAGGTTGAAATCGACCATTCTCACAGCAGCCCCACGTGAACCGAACATCACCGCAGCCAGCAAGCCTCGTGTTGCGGGCCATCAAACTG GTGTTGAAATGGAGCAGCTTGATGACCACATCAGATTCATCCCTGATGTGAGCTACACTGGAA GCTTTGCTGTTAGACAGCAAGACTCCCATCCTGGTGCTCCAGCTCAAGCTTTTTCAGGAAACCCAA ACTGTATGGTGGACATCACCTTCCTGATGGATGGCAGCTGGAGCATTGGGAGGCGACGCTTCAACATCCAGAAGGACTTTTTGGCTGAGGTGGCCCAGGTCATCGATATTGGGGTGGCTGGGCCCTTGATGGGTGTTGTTCAATATGG GGACGACCCGGTGACAGAGTTTAGCCTGAAGGCGTACTCCAACTCCAATGATGTAGCGGCTGCCGTAGAGAAGATCACCCAGAAAGGGGGACTCTCAAATGTGGGTAA GGCTCTGTCTTACGTCAACAGTCGGTACTTCACGAATGCCAATGGCAACAGGGGTGGGGCGCCCaatgtggtggtggtgctggtggacGGATGGCCCACGGACAAGGTGGAGGAAGCATCGCGACGTGCCAGAGAGTCAGGCATCAACATCTTCTTTATTACCGTCGAGGGCCCTGATGAACAGGAGCAGGAAAACGTGCTGGAGGGCAACTTTGTGGACAAG GCGGTGTGCCGCACGAATGGCTTCTTCTCCCTGCCGGTGTCCCGTTGGTTCGAGCTGCGGAGCGCCGCACGGCCACTGGCGAGGCGCCTGTGCGACACGGAACGCCTGGCATGCAGCAAGACGTGCTTGAACGCCCACGACATCGCCTTTGTCGTCGATGGCTCCAGCAGTGTGGGAACGGGCAACTTCCGCATCGTGCTGCAGTTTGTGGCCAACATCACGCGGCGGTTCGACATTTCGGAGACGGAGACACGCGTCGCCGCCGTACAGTACACCTACGAACAGCAGCTGGAGTTCGACTTCGAGAAGCACGGCAGCAAGGCCGAGGTTCTCGCCGCCATCGAGGGCATCCGATACTGGAGCGGCGGCACAAGCACTGGGGCTGCCGTTGCCTTTGCTGCCAACAAGCTCTTCGGCAAGTCCAAGCCAAACAAGCGCAAAATCATGATCGTCATCACCGACGGACGCTCCTACGATGACGTCAGGGCTCCGGCGCTGGCCGTCCACCGTGCAG GTGTGATCGTCTATTCCATTGGAATCGCATGGGCGGTCCACGAAGAGCTGGAGGACATTGCATCCGACCCCATCGAGGAGCACTCCTCCTTCGTGGGTGACTTTGACGAGCTCTACAAACTCGCGCCCAAAATTTTCAGCAGAATCTGCCGGGAGTTCAACTCCCAGCCACAGAACTGA